From Chryseobacterium salivictor, a single genomic window includes:
- a CDS encoding efflux RND transporter periplasmic adaptor subunit, with protein MKKKFTLKKAIYILLGLVFAVALISGISYLISSNTKESEAFLTKKPFVQNMDDKVMATGKIVPREEIEIKPNISGIIDKILVTEGDKVTAGQLVATIRIVPSIQNVNAAQQEINNANLQINNAQVNVSQQQKQFAMQERLYSQGVISKQEYISAQQQLQSTQQVLKNAQQQRQTALKNLQIAKTGATPELAGLATTQIRSKANGTVLEVPVKVGSQVIEANSFNAGSTICSIADLNSLIFQGTIDEAQAGKLKEGLEMNVVIGALQNKSFPGRVTMIAPKGKEENGTIKFPIEADVFNKTNEYIRAGFSANGEIILSSQKNALLLDESLIQYDKVNGKDNSFVEVKQPDGKFKKVNVKLGASDGINVQILSGINKDAEVKVWNPSDKDKEALKEKKGK; from the coding sequence ATGAAAAAGAAGTTCACTTTAAAAAAAGCAATTTATATCCTCTTAGGATTAGTTTTCGCGGTGGCATTGATTTCGGGAATTAGCTATCTGATTTCGTCGAACACCAAAGAAAGCGAGGCATTCCTAACCAAGAAACCATTTGTTCAAAATATGGACGACAAGGTAATGGCGACCGGAAAAATTGTACCGCGGGAAGAAATTGAAATCAAACCGAATATCTCTGGAATTATCGATAAAATCCTGGTGACGGAAGGTGACAAAGTAACCGCCGGACAGCTGGTTGCAACGATAAGAATCGTCCCGAGTATACAAAATGTGAACGCAGCGCAACAGGAAATTAATAATGCGAATCTGCAGATCAACAATGCTCAGGTGAATGTGTCGCAGCAACAAAAGCAGTTTGCCATGCAGGAAAGGCTGTATTCCCAAGGGGTGATTTCTAAACAGGAATATATTTCGGCTCAGCAGCAGCTGCAGTCGACACAGCAGGTGTTGAAAAATGCGCAGCAGCAAAGACAGACTGCCCTGAAAAACCTGCAAATCGCAAAAACCGGAGCGACGCCGGAATTGGCAGGTCTGGCAACGACACAAATCAGATCTAAAGCCAACGGAACCGTATTGGAAGTTCCTGTAAAAGTCGGCAGCCAGGTCATCGAAGCCAACTCCTTTAATGCCGGAAGTACGATTTGCTCGATTGCAGATTTGAATTCTCTCATTTTCCAGGGCACGATTGATGAAGCACAAGCCGGAAAATTAAAAGAAGGTTTGGAGATGAACGTGGTAATTGGTGCTTTGCAAAACAAATCTTTCCCGGGACGCGTAACGATGATTGCACCGAAAGGAAAAGAGGAAAACGGAACGATTAAATTTCCCATTGAAGCCGATGTTTTTAATAAAACCAATGAATATATCCGCGCGGGATTTTCAGCAAACGGCGAAATTATACTGAGTTCGCAGAAAAACGCTTTGCTTTTGGATGAATCTTTAATTCAATATGATAAAGTGAACGGCAAAGACAATTCTTTTGTAGAAGTGAAACAGCCTGACGGAAAATTTAAAAAAGTAAATGTAAAACTCGGCGCAAGCGATGGAATAAATGTTCAGATCTTATCCGGCATCAACAAAGATGCTGAAGTAAAAGTCTGGAATCCGTCTGATAAAGACAAAGAAGCTTTGAAGGAAAAGAAAGGTAAATAA
- a CDS encoding HD domain-containing protein, with product MSQNLIQNTVAFVKEKLEGAEAGHDWFHIERVWKLSQKIAAAETCNLEVVELSALLHDIADPKFHDGDETLALKISREFLEGQNVSAEIIEPVLFIIKNISFKNREEMPDILPVELQIVQDADRIDAIGAIGIARTFNYGGFKNNIMYHPDIHPKLDMTKEDYKKSNGTTINHFYEKLLLLKDLMNTGTGKKIAEERHDFMLNFLEQFYREWNVD from the coding sequence ATGTCCCAAAATTTAATTCAGAATACGGTTGCTTTTGTTAAAGAAAAATTAGAAGGTGCCGAAGCAGGTCACGATTGGTTTCATATCGAAAGAGTTTGGAAATTATCGCAAAAAATTGCTGCTGCAGAAACCTGTAATCTGGAAGTTGTTGAACTTTCTGCTTTGCTTCATGATATTGCAGATCCGAAATTTCACGACGGGGATGAAACTTTGGCGCTGAAAATATCCCGCGAATTTCTGGAAGGTCAAAATGTTTCGGCTGAAATAATCGAACCGGTTTTATTCATTATTAAAAATATTTCCTTTAAAAACAGAGAAGAGATGCCGGATATTTTGCCCGTCGAATTGCAAATTGTTCAGGATGCCGACCGCATTGATGCCATTGGCGCTATTGGAATTGCAAGGACTTTTAATTATGGTGGCTTTAAAAATAATATAATGTATCATCCGGATATCCATCCAAAACTGGATATGACGAAAGAAGATTATAAAAAATCGAACGGAACCACCATCAATCATTTTTATGAGAAATTGTTGCTGTTAAAAGATTTGATGAATACCGGCACCGGAAAAAAAATAGCGGAAGAACGACATGATTTTATGCTGAATTTCCTGGAACAGTTCTACCGGGAATGGAATGTAGACTAA
- a CDS encoding ABC transporter ATP-binding protein, translating into MMYGTLFLTFIGALMAQVNPLVLKYTVDEVTKLSLLPNPMDEGIHVLVIISAILLGKEIMNIFIQFGQKFYGEKIRINTSSVLAQTAIDKILTYSVAFYNDENHESGKLQQRIDRGIESLTKLVQNFFIDILPMFSNALIALVIMYMQNVYVGLVSTIVVPVYFVISSLQAKKLSGVRRQLRNQREQKTSGLLNLINSIMVIKSFVREKFEGKKQYDLQMQLMDSQMFTRRTNFIYDGLKTFIEQIGVVLIILLTVYLVLDQQMTIGAIMLHILLFNNVSAPIRQLHRIYDDMNDAMIYAEGYFDILNAEDETEPNGTFIEENIKGKFQLQNVDFTYPNGTKALHNVSMTIENGKTTALVGLSGAGKSTVINLLCKFYFPDSGHIFLDEVDLNDFNNTSLRNDIGLVLQKNHIFQGSIEDNIRYGNMNATFEEIETAAKKAYLHDQIVDLPQQYNHDATQLSGGQQQRIAIARLFLKDPPIIFLDEPTASLDAVATEQIKNSLDAIKEGRTVVIISHSLSQILDSDCIYVMKKGQVVESGTHDELISLHGSYREIFDASARSLNLDKLISSFKEN; encoded by the coding sequence ATGATGTACGGCACTTTATTTCTGACATTTATCGGTGCCCTGATGGCGCAGGTGAATCCTTTGGTTTTAAAATATACCGTTGACGAAGTCACCAAACTTTCGCTGCTTCCAAATCCGATGGACGAAGGAATTCATGTTTTGGTTATCATATCCGCCATTTTACTTGGGAAAGAAATCATGAATATTTTCATTCAGTTTGGCCAGAAATTCTACGGGGAAAAAATCAGAATTAACACAAGTTCGGTTCTTGCCCAAACAGCCATTGACAAAATATTGACTTACAGCGTTGCCTTTTATAATGATGAAAACCACGAATCCGGAAAACTTCAACAAAGAATTGATCGTGGAATTGAAAGTTTAACCAAATTGGTTCAGAATTTCTTTATCGATATTTTGCCCATGTTCTCCAATGCGCTGATTGCGTTGGTGATTATGTATATGCAAAATGTATATGTAGGTTTAGTTTCTACGATTGTGGTTCCTGTTTATTTTGTGATAAGTTCTTTACAGGCAAAAAAATTATCAGGTGTCCGCCGGCAGTTGCGCAATCAGCGGGAGCAAAAAACTTCCGGACTTTTAAATCTGATCAATTCGATTATGGTGATCAAGAGTTTCGTTCGTGAAAAGTTTGAAGGAAAAAAACAGTACGATTTGCAGATGCAGTTGATGGACAGCCAGATGTTTACCCGAAGAACCAATTTTATTTATGACGGTTTAAAAACTTTTATCGAGCAGATCGGGGTCGTTTTAATTATTCTGCTGACTGTTTATCTGGTACTCGATCAGCAGATGACCATCGGGGCGATTATGCTGCATATTCTTTTATTTAATAATGTTTCTGCGCCCATTCGGCAGCTTCACCGGATTTATGATGATATGAATGATGCGATGATTTATGCGGAAGGATATTTCGATATTTTGAATGCAGAAGACGAAACCGAACCGAACGGAACTTTCATTGAAGAAAATATCAAAGGAAAATTTCAGTTACAGAATGTCGATTTCACTTATCCTAACGGAACGAAAGCTCTGCATAATGTTTCTATGACCATAGAAAATGGAAAAACTACGGCGCTGGTCGGTTTGAGTGGTGCCGGGAAATCAACGGTCATAAATCTTTTGTGCAAATTTTATTTTCCGGATTCGGGACATATTTTTTTGGATGAGGTGGATTTAAATGATTTCAATAATACTTCATTACGAAACGATATCGGTTTGGTTTTGCAGAAGAACCATATTTTTCAGGGAAGTATTGAAGACAATATTCGGTACGGAAATATGAACGCCACTTTTGAAGAAATAGAAACTGCTGCCAAAAAAGCGTATCTCCACGATCAGATCGTCGATTTACCGCAACAGTATAATCACGATGCAACACAGCTGTCGGGTGGGCAGCAGCAGCGTATTGCCATTGCCAGACTGTTTCTGAAAGATCCGCCGATCATTTTTCTCGACGAGCCAACTGCAAGTCTGGATGCGGTCGCTACGGAACAGATAAAAAATTCGCTGGATGCCATTAAAGAAGGCAGAACCGTCGTTATTATTTCACATTCTTTATCGCAGATTTTAGATTCGGACTGTATTTATGTCATGAAAAAAGGACAGGTTGTAGAAAGTGGAACGCACGACGAACTCATCAGTCTTCACGGCTCCTATAGGGAAATTTTTGATGCTTCTGCACGGAGTCTTAACCTTGATAAACTCATCAGTTCCTTTAAAGAAAATTAA
- a CDS encoding RNA polymerase sigma factor, which translates to MSAKEKEFAKLIKDNQGLIIKVSRLYTNTLEDEQDLFQEIVLQLWRSYDSFKGQSKISTWMYRVALNTAITLFRKKTKSPQTDELMDYHHSDFVEIDDEKQQHISTLYKVIKMLPTVERAIVTMYLDDLPYRDIAGNLGITEVNARVKMNRLKKTLKQLMEKHA; encoded by the coding sequence TTGAGTGCCAAAGAAAAGGAATTTGCGAAACTAATTAAGGATAATCAAGGTTTGATTATCAAGGTTTCCCGGCTTTACACTAATACTTTGGAAGATGAGCAGGATCTTTTTCAGGAAATCGTGTTACAACTATGGCGTTCTTACGACTCATTCAAAGGACAGTCGAAAATCTCTACCTGGATGTACCGCGTGGCTCTGAATACCGCCATCACGCTTTTCAGAAAAAAAACAAAGTCCCCGCAAACCGATGAACTGATGGATTATCACCACAGCGATTTTGTGGAAATTGACGATGAAAAACAACAGCACATTTCGACCCTTTATAAAGTCATCAAAATGCTGCCAACGGTAGAACGGGCAATCGTAACCATGTATCTGGATGATTTGCCCTACCGCGACATTGCAGGAAACTTAGGGATTACAGAAGTGAATGCAAGGGTAAAGATGAATCGGTTGAAAAAAACTTTAAAACAACTAATGGAAAAACATGCCTGA
- a CDS encoding beta-carotene 15,15'-monooxygenase has translation MPEFDLDNFKKTWQQEPVRPKYDSKDIESMLNKSSRNYVKYILWISLAEFIIILLANMYYSFLGDDTSDLMSVLGKLGIDHSEGFETTISHLYFVLKMVSLALTGIFVYLFYQNYRKIKIESNLKKLILQIIKFKKTVQLFIVANIGLVILFTLILGVFTITVLVEQNVELTNPTLTGFITGLILTMGISVVLIWIYYRIVYGFILRRLGKNLKQLQNIEEEN, from the coding sequence ATGCCTGAATTTGATTTAGATAATTTCAAAAAAACATGGCAACAGGAACCTGTCCGGCCAAAATATGACAGCAAAGATATAGAATCGATGCTGAATAAATCGTCCCGTAATTATGTGAAATATATCCTCTGGATCAGTTTAGCTGAATTTATCATTATTCTTTTGGCCAACATGTACTATTCTTTTTTGGGAGACGACACCTCGGATTTAATGAGCGTTTTGGGCAAATTAGGAATCGATCATTCTGAGGGTTTTGAAACAACAATATCGCATCTTTATTTTGTTTTAAAAATGGTCAGTTTAGCTCTCACAGGAATTTTCGTGTATTTATTCTATCAAAATTACCGAAAAATAAAAATCGAATCGAATCTTAAAAAACTGATTCTCCAGATTATTAAATTCAAAAAAACGGTTCAACTGTTTATCGTTGCCAATATCGGCTTGGTAATCTTATTTACGCTAATTTTAGGAGTATTCACGATAACTGTTTTGGTTGAACAAAATGTTGAATTAACAAATCCTACATTAACTGGTTTTATCACAGGATTAATCCTAACCATGGGAATCAGCGTTGTTTTAATCTGGATCTATTACCGCATCGTTTACGGATTCATCCTCCGAAGACTAGGGAAAAACCTGAAGCAGCTGCAAAACATAGAAGAGGAGAATTAA